In Streptomyces sannanensis, the DNA window CGATCGTCGGCTGCGCGACGCTGTCCCTGCTGGCCCTGCTCTGCCTGCTGCGCTACGAGCCGAGGCGCCCGGAACCCCTGATCGAGCTGCGCTTCTTCCGCAGCGCGCCCTTCAGTGGAGCCGTCGTCATCGCGGTGAGCGCGTTCGCCGCACTGGGCGGCTTCCTCTTCCTCAACACCCTCTACCTCCAGGAGGTACGCGGCCTGTCCGCCCTCTCCGCCGGGCTCCACCTGCTCCCGATGGCGGCCGTGACCTTCATCGGTTCCCCGTTGTCGGGCCGGATCGTCGGAAACCGGGGCCCACGGCTCCCCCTGGCGGTCGCGGGCACCGCGATGGCCACCTGCGCGGTTCTCTTCGCCCTCTCCACCTCGGAACGCTCCACGGCCCTGCTCTTCACCGGATACGTCCTCTTCGGCATCGGCTTCGGCATGGTCAACGCGCCGATCACGAACACCGCCGTCACCGGCATGCCCAGTGCCCAGGCGGGTGTGGCGGCCGCGGTCGCCTCGACCAGCCGCCAGATCGGCCAGACCCTGGGCGTCGCGGTGATCGGCGCGGTCCTCGCCTCCGGCGTGCACGGCTCGGCCTTCCGCTCCTCGTTCGCCACGGCGAGCGCCCCTGCCTGGTGGATCATCGCCGGCTGCGGCCTGATGGTCCTGCTGGTGGGCCTGGCCACGACCGGCCGCCGTGCCCGCGAGTCCGCGCTCCGCGCGACGGAGCGGCTGGACGATACCGGCGTCCGCCGTCAGAGCTCGTCGCTACGCTGAGCCCCGAAGTGATCACCGTGTGATGACGACAGGTCGTGGGCCCGGACCACACCAGGTGATCCGGGCCCATGGCTCAGCTCTTCTCCTGACGCTCCTCGCTGGAGGCGCGTTCGCGCATCTTGCGGAGCAGCTCCTGTTTCTGGTCGGCGGCGGCCCTGCGGTCGGCGGCGCCGGCCTCGCCCTGGTTCTGGGTGCCGTTGCGGGGCAGCTTTCGGCGCTGACCGCCGACGCCGAGGAGGTTGTTACGGCCCTTGGCCACGAGGTTCTCCCGTCGTGTGCGAAGTGATCTGCGGAAACGTCCGGTGGGGGGCGGGGCGTGCCCGCCGCGCTCTCACTCGTAGATCTGGAAGAACATGCCGCCGACGTTATCCGGACCGGGCCCGCACCGCATCCGTATTTTCGCGGGAGGGGGTTCAGGTGATCCCCGCGCCACACGCGGCTCAGCGGCCCCCGGGGGCCACCGTCGCCCGATGCGTCTCGACCGGGTGCGCCTCGGCCCTCGGCAGGGGCGCCGAGAACCTCGTCTCCCCGCACGCGAGCGACCGCCGCAGGTCCGACTTCCTTACCCGCACCTTGTGCTCGCGGCCATGCTGGTCCCAACGACTGACCTCGCTGACGATGCCGGGCGGCACGGACCCTCCTGGAGACGGCCGCGCGCCTCAGTGTGCGTACTCCGTCCAGTGGAACCGTGCCGGGGCAGGACCGGCCGCCACCTCCGCCCGGCGGGCAGCGACTGTCCGGTTCACGCGAATCGAGCCCGTCCGGCGATTGAGGACGGACACGCCGACCGGCCGTGCATGGGCGTTCAGCCCCCGGACACGACGGTGCCGGGCCCCGCAAAGGACCCGGCACCGTCGGTGTGACCCCGCCGCAGGCGACTAGCAGCCGAGCAGACGCGCGCCCAGGTAGGCCTGGATCTGGTCCAGGGAGACGCGCTCCTGGGCCATCGTGTCGCGCTCGCGCACGGTCACCGCGTTGTCGTCGAGCGTGTCGAAGTCGACGGTGACGCAGAACGGCGTACCGATCTCATCCTGGCGGCGGTAACGGCGGCCGATCGCACCGGCGTCGTCGAACTCGATGTTCCAGTTCTTGCGCAGGTCCGCCGCGAGGCCCTTGGCCTTCGGGGACAGCTGCGGGTTCCGGGACAGCGGCAGGACCGCGACCTTGACCGGGGCCAGGCGCGGGTCGAGGCGCATCACGACGCGCTTCTCCATGACGCCCTTGGCGTTCGGGGCCTCGTCCTCGTTGTACGCGTCGAGCAGGAACGCCAGCATCGTGCGGCCGACACCGGCGGCGGGCTCGATGACATACGGGGTCCAGCGCTCCCCGGCCTCCTGGTCGAAGAACGACAGGTCGGTGCCGGACGCCTTGGAGTGCGCGGAGAGGTCGTAGTCGGTGCGGTTGGCGACACCCTCGAGCTCGCCCCACTCGCTGCCGCCGAACTGGAAGCGGTACTCGATGTCGGCGGTGCGCTTGGAGTAGTGGGAGAGCTTCTCCTTCGGGTGCTCGTACCAGCGCATGTTCTCCTCACGAAGACCCAGGTCGCGGTACCAGTTCCACCGCTCCTGCATCCAGTAGTCCTGCCACTTCTCGTCCTCGCCCGGCTTGACGAAGAACTCCATCTCCATCTGCTCGAACTCGCGGGTGCGGAAGATGAAGTTGCCCGGAGTGATCTCGTTCCGGAAGGACTTGCCCATCTGGGCGATACCGAACGGCGGCTTCTTGCGCGAGGTCTGCTGCACCGCGGCGAAGTTGGTGAAGATGCCCTGCGCGGTCTCGGGACGCAGGAAGGCGATGGAGCCGGAGTCCTGGGTCGGGCCGAGGTGGGTGGAGAGCAGACCGGAGAACTGCTTGGGCTCGGTGAACTGGCCCTTGGTGCCGCAGTGGGGGCAGTTGACGTCGGCGAGGCCGTTCTCGGGCAGGCGGCCGTGCTTTGCCTCGTACGCCTCCTCCAGGTGGTCCGCGCGGAACCGCTTGTGGCAGGAGGTGCACTCGGTCAGCGGGTCGGTGAAGGTCGCGACATGGCCGGAGGCCTCCCAGACCTCGGTCGCCAGGATCACCGACGAGTCGATGCCGACGACGTCCTCGCGGGCGGTGACCATGTAACGCCACCACTGGCGCTTGATGTTCTCCTTGAGCTCGACACCCAGTGGTCCGTAGTCCCAGGCGGCACGCTGGCCGCCGTAGATCTCGCTGCAGGGATAGACGAAGCCACGGCGCTTGCTCAGGCTGACGATGGTGTCGATCTTGTCGGCGGCCACGGTGCTCTCTTTACGACGGTGGGCGAAGCGAATGATTCAGATTAGCCGCGGCCTCACCCCTCCGATCAAATCGGTAGGGGTTCAGAGGCGCCCGAGCACCGTTGTTGACAATCGTTGTCACTCTTGTTGAAAATGACTGTCATGAACGTGCGTCGCCTGATACCCACCGTCACCGTCGCCGGAGCGGTGGCCCTCGGCCTCACCGCCGTCACCGGCTGCTCCTCCTCCGACGTCGCCGCTGACAAGAAGAACGGCGGCAAGCTCGGTGTGGTGGCGTCGTTCTACCCCATGCAGTACCTCGCCGAGGAGATCGGCGGCGACCACGTCACGGTCACCGGCCTGACCCAGCCCGGCGTCGAGCCGCACGACCTCGAGCTCAGCCCGCGGCAGGCGGCCCAGCTCGGTGAAGCGGACTTCATCCTCTACCTCAAGGGTGTCCAGCCCGCCGTCGACAAGGCCATCGAGCAGGCCGGTGTGAAGAACACCGTCGACGCCGCCACCCTCACCGAGCTGGAGCACCACGGCACCGAGGTCAATCACGACCACGGCCACGGAGGTGAGGACCACAAGGGCGGGGAATCCGGCGGCGACCCGCACATCTGGCTGGACCCGGTGAAGTACGCCGAGGTCGCCAAGGGCGTCGGCAAGGCCATGGAGAAGGCCGACCCCTCCCACGCCGCCGACTACAAGAAGAACACCGACGAGCTCGTGAAGAAACTCGACGCCCTCGACACCGAGTACGTGAACGGTCTGAAGAACACCACGACCAGGACCTTCATCACCACCCACTCCGCCTTCGGCTACCTCGCCGAGCGCTACGGCCTGGACCAGGAGGGCATCGCCGGCCTCGACCCCGAGTCCGAGCCCAGCCCGGCCCGGATCAAGGAGCTCCAGGACATCGCCAGGAAGGAGAAGGTCCCCACCGTCTTCTTCGAGACCCTCGCGAGCGACAAGACCGCGAAGACCCTGGCCGAGGACGCCCATCTGAAGACCGCTGTCCTCGATCCCATCGAGGGCATCACGGACAAGTCCAAGGGCGACGACTACATCGAGGTCATGGAGTCCAACCTCGCCGCGCTGCAGCAGGCTCTCGGCGCGAAGTAATGGAGGCACATGTGAGCGAGCCCGTCATATCCGTCCGCGGAGCCATGGCCACGCTCGGGTCGCGCCCGGTGCTCCGCGGTGTCGACCTCACCGTCCGGCCCGGTGAGGTCGTCGCACTGCTCGGCGCCAACGGCTCGGGCAAGTCGACGGCCGTACGGTCCGTCATCGGCCAGGTGCCGCTCACCGGCGGCGAGATCCACCTCTTCGGCACCCCCCTGCGCCGGTTCCGCGACTGGGCACGCGTCGGGTACGTACCGCAGCGCACCACTGCGGCCAGTGGTGTCCCGGCGACCGTACGCGAGGTGGTCTCCTCGGGACGGCTGTCCCGTACGAAACTGGGCCGGCCCTCGAAGAAGGACCGGGCCGCCGTCCAGCGGGCCATCGAACTGGTCGGCCTCGCGGACCGCGCCAAGGACTCGGTGAGCGCCCTCTCCGGCGGCCAGCACCAGCGGGTGCTCATCGCCCGGGCACTCGCCTCGGAGCCCGAACTGCTGATCATGGACGAGCCGATGGCCGGCGTCGACCTGGCCAGTCAGGAAATCCTCGCCGCCACGCTGCGCGAGCAGGTCGCGGCCGGTGCCACCGTGCTGCTGGTCCTGCACGAGCTGGGCCCGCTGGAGCCGCTGATCGACCGCGCCGTGGTCCTACGCGACGGCTGTGTCGTGCACGACGGCCCGCCCCCGAAGGCCGTGGGGCAGCACGCGCTGCCCGGCCACGACCACGTCCACCCCCACTCGGCCACTGAGCCGGTCCGTACGGGACTGCTGACCTGATCATGGAAATTCTCCAGACCGCCTTCATGCAGCGCGCGCTGATCGCCGCCGTACTGATCGGCATCACCGCCCCCGCCGTCGGCATCTATCTGGTGCAGCGCCGCCAGGCGCTGATGGGCGACGGCATCGGCCATGTCGCGATGACCGGCGTCGGCCTCGGCTTCGTACTCAACGCCAGCCCGGTGTGGATGGCGACCCTCGTCGCCGTGCTGGGCGCCGTCGCCATGGAGCTGATCCGCGCCTACGGACGTACCCGGGGCGACATCGCGCTCGCCATGCTCTTCTACGGCGGCATGGCCGGCGGTGTCCTGCTGACCAACCTCTCGGGCTCCGGCTCCAACGCGAACCTGCTGTCCTTCCTCTTCGGCTCCCTGTCCACCGTCTCCGCGGGGGACGTCACCTCCATCTGCCTGCTGGCCGCCTTCGTGGTGCTGGTCACCGTCGGACTGCGCCGGCAGCTCTTCGCGGTCAGCCAGGACGAGGAGTTCGCGCGGGTCACCGGCCTGCCCGTGCGCGCCCTGAACCTGCTGATCGCCGTCACCGCCGCGATCACCGTCACCGTCGCCATGCGTGTCGTCGGCCTGCTGCTGGTCAGCGCGCTGATGGTGGTACCGGTCGCGGCCGCCCAGCAGATAACCCGCAGCTTCGCCGTCACCTTCGTGAGCGCGGTGGCCATCGGTACGTCCGTCACCCTCGCCGGTACGGTCACCTCGTACTACCAGGACGTACCGCCCGGCGCGACCGTCGTCCTGTTCGCCATCGTCGTCTTCGTGGCCCTCACCGCCCTGGCCGCCCCGCTGGCCCGGCGTCGCGCGAAGGCTGCCGCCGCGGCCGAGGCGCAGTGCACTCTTGAAGTACCGGCCGCCCGCGAGTCCGCCGGCCACATGGGAGTCTGACCCGGGCCCGGGGCCGGCCTGGCAGAATGGTCCGCCATATGTGCGGGCGACCTTAAGGAGGCACCTGTGACGACTGCAGGACCCCCCGTGCGCGGCCGGTCGACCCGGCAGCGTGCCGCCGTGGCGGCGGCACTGGACGAGGTGGACGAGTTCCGCAGCGCGCAGGAGCTGCACGACATCCTCAAGCACCAGGGCGCGTCGGTGGGCCTGACCACGGTCTACCGCACGCTGCAGTCGCTCGCCGAGGCAGGCGAGGTCGACGTGCTGCGCACCAGCGACGGCGAGGCGGTGTACCGCCGATGCTCGTCCGGCGAGCACCACCACCATCTGGTGTGCCGGGTCTGCGGCAAGGCCGTCGAGGTCGAGGGCCCGGCGGTGGAACAGTGGGCGGAGGCGATCGCGTCCCAGCACGGCTATGTGAACGTCGCCCACACGGTGGAGATCTTCGGCACCTGCGCGGACTGCGCGACGGCGGAGAACTAGTGCCCTTCCCGGCAGCGTTTGCCCCGTCGCGACGCTCCCCCAGCTACCTCCCCCAGCTACCTCCCCCAGCTACCTCCCCCAGCTACCTCCCCCAGCTACCGCTGGGGGTGCCCCCAGGGGTGCCCCCAGGGGTGCCCCCAGCGGTGCCCCCGGGCACGCACGCTCGCTGCGTTCGCCGGAAACCCGAGTAGCACTGCTACGAGGGTCTTCGGCCGCCTTGCAATCGCACGCACCGGACGCCGCTCCGTGACGGGCAAACGTTGCCGGTCGTGGCACTGGGCGGCGCTGCTGCCGACAGGTCCAAGGGACGGAGTCCTGAACGCCTAGAACCAGCTGCGGTCGTAGCACTTGTACGAGCCGTCCGGCTGCTGCGCGATCCCGTCCGCCTCCCAGCAGTGCAGCATCGGCGCCACATCCGACACGATCGGCGCCGTCAGGGCCAGCACCGCGACGGCCCCGCACAGCGCCATCGCCCTGCCGGCCCGGCCCAGCCGCCGGACCAGCCACAGGGCGGCCGCCGGCGGCAACAGCCCGATGCCGAGCATGATCACGACGATCGGCGCATGGTTGTCCCGGATGCCGGGGAACGACTCGGGTGACGTCACCTCGTTCAGCCCGGTCCAGCTGAACAGAACGACGAACCCCGACAGCACCAGCAGCACTCCCGCGAGGACTCCCCGCACCGCACCGGTCACACGCGTTCCAGATGCCGGTCGAGTATCGCCCGCAGCCGGTCCACGTCGGCGGGCTGCCGCGCACCGCGCTTGGGCAGCACGGTGATGCCGACGGCGTGCTTGTCCGCGCTCAGCAGGACGAACAGCTCCTCCGTCTCGGCGTAGCGCTTCAGCAGCCGCCAGCCGATCGTCACGTTGCTGTTCTCCGTCGTCACCCGCACCTCGGTGTCGTCCACCTCGGCCCGGAACTCGCCCTGGCTCTCGGCGAGACGCCGGAGCTGGCGCGCCTGCAGCAGGGGGACGGCCCACAGCGTGAAGGGCAGTATCACCCCCATGGCCACCACCGGGAAGGGAACGTCACCACCGCCGAGGAACACACTCACTCCGGCCAGCAGCACGGAGAGCACCACGCACACGACCGTGAAGACACGCAGTCTGCGTCCCGAAGGGGTGCCGCGCGTCCTGGCCCGCAGCGCCGCCGTGATGTCCGCGGTGGTGGGCGGCTGATAGACCAGCTCCACCACCTGTTCCGTGTCCCGCCCCTGAGTCATGGGGCGTGATCGTATCGGGCAGGTCAGACAGCCGGACCGTCGGCCTGCTTACCCTCCGGCTTCAGCAGCTCCTCGTTCGGGACGGCCCCGCCGAAGCGGCGGTCGCGGGAGGCGTACTCCAGGCAGGCACGCCACAGGTCGCGGCGGTCGAAGTCGGGCCACAGCACGTCCTGGAAGACCATCTCGGCGTAAGCGCTCTGCCAGAGCAGGTAGTTGGAGGTACGCTGCTCGCCGCTCGGCCGCAGGAACAGATCCACGTCCGGCATGTCCGGGTAGTAGAGGTACTTCGCGAAGGTCTTCTCCGTGACCTTCGCCGGGTCGAGCCTGCCCGCCTTCACATCCGCCGCCAGCGCCTGTGCCGCGTCCGCGAGCTCCGCACGGCCGCCATAGTTCATGCAGAAGTACAGCGTGAGCCCGTTGTTGTCCTTGGTCTGCTCCTGAGCGATCTGGAGCTCCTGGGCCACCGACTTCCACAGCTTGGGCATCCGGCCCACCCAGCGCACCCGGATGCCGAGTGCATCGAGCTGGTCGCGGGTCTTGCGGATGAAGTCACGGTTGAAGTTCATCAGGAAGCGCACCTCGTCCGGCGAGCGCTTCCAGTTCTCGGTGGAGAAGGCGTACAGGGAGATGCTCCCGACGCCCATCTCGATCGCGCCCTGCAGCACGTCCAGTACCCGCTCGGCGCCGACCTTGTGGCCCTCGGTGCGCGGCAGGCCGCGCTCCTTGGCCCAGCGGCCGTTGCCGTCCATGACGATCGCGACATGCTTCGGCACCAGCTCACCGGGGATCTTCGGCGGCCTGGCACCGGACGGGTGCGGCTCGGGGACCTTGTACTCGCGGCGGGAGCGTCCCAGGAATCCGCGTACTGCCATGGCGCTTCTGTCTCCGATCTCGGTTACCAATGCTCTTGCGTGAAGCCCCGGTCTTGAGGCCGAGGATGAAACGCATCCCGACACTGCTCTGAACAGGTTAAAGGTCGTGAAGCCACCCAGACGGCCAGTCGGCCGTGGCAGGAATCCTCGACCACTAGTGCTGTGGCCGGAAAGGTTTGCCGGGAAGCTCGCGGCTCCCCCAGCTACCGCTGGGAGGTGCCCCCAGGTGCGGTGCATCGCAAGGCGGAGGATCGCAGCTCGTACTTGGCCGTACTCGCGCGATGCGACAACGCAGCGAAGTGCCGTGCCGGGGGTCGCGAGCCGGTGAACCTTTCCGGTCACAGCACTAGGCCGGGAAGCACGTCAATTCTCTACGTACCGCAGCGAGCGCAGCCCGCGCTCCAAGTGCCAGTGCAGATACGCGGACACCAGCCCGCTCCCCTCCCTGACATGCCTCGGCTCGGCCCTGTCCGCCGTCTCCCAGTCGCCGGTGAGCAGCGCGCCGAGGAGTCCGATGGCCTCCGGAGAGGGTACGACGCTTCCCGGCACCCGGCAGTCGGCGCATATGACCCCGCCCGTCGCGACCGAGAAGAAGCGGTTGGGTCCGTGGATGCCGCAGCGGGCACAGTCCTCGAAGCTGGGCGCGTAACCGTTGACGGCGAGGGAACGCAGCAGAAAGGCGTCCAGGACCAGATTCGGGGCGTGCTCTCCGCGCGCGAGGGTGCGCAGGGCGCCGATGAGCAGCAGGTACTGCTGTACGGCCGGCTCGCCCTCCTGGTCGGTGAACCGCTCGGCGGTCTCCAGCATGGCCGTGCCCGCGGTGTAGCGGACGTACTCGGCGACGATCCCGCCGCCGTAGGGAGCGATGAGCTCGCTCTGGGTGATCAGGGGCAGTGTGCGGCCGACGAGATCGCTGCCGCGCGCGAAGAACTGCACATCGACATGGGAGAAGGGCTCCAGTCGCGCCCCGAACTTCGACTTGGTCCGCCTCACCCCGCGCGCCACGGCGCGCACCCGCCCGTGACCGCGTGTGAGCAGAGTGATGATCCTGTCCGCCTCACCCAGTTTCTGGGTGCGCAGCACGATGCCGTCGTCGCGGAACAGACTCATGTGCCCATTGTCCCGTACGGAAACAGCGGTGTCCCCTGCCGGGCAGCAGCCCGGCCCGCACCCGCACGCCCCGGGAGGGTCTGGTGCGGGGCGATTCGTCGCGCGCGAGGGTGGGACGAGCGTTACTCCCCGGGGAGTAACGCCGTGCGTCAGGACGGAGTACGCGCCGCGGCCAGCAGCCGGGCGGTGTCGTCGGCGCCGAGCCGGAGCGCGGTGCCCACCGTCGTCAGAACCTCCCGCTCCGCGGGGATGTACGGACCGTCGGCGAGGGCGATCGTGGCGCCCTGGAGCAGGATCGAATCGCGGCCGGCGGGCGCGAGGTGCGGGGCGAGCGGCTCGAGGGCCTCGTGGAGTTCTATGGCGAGGGAGACCCCGCAGGGTCCGGACGACGGCGCCGGGCCGTAGGCCCTGGGCATGCGGCCGGTGTCGGCGGCGAGGGCCTCGACGAGGGTGATGAGCTGCTCCTCGGTGCAGTCCTCATATCCGGCAGAGCGCACGATGGTGGCAGCGGTGAGGGTGACCGTACGGGAGGAAGTGCCGCCCGCGGCGAGGACGGCGAGCGCGACAGTGTGGACGGCGTCGCGGAGCATCGCGGAGAACCGGGTGGTGGTGGGGTGGTCGAGGACCTCGGTACCGAACCGGGTCCGGCAGGCGGCGCATTCGACGACCGGACCGGCGAAGCCGCGCGGCAGCAGCGGTACGCCGAGGAGGGCGAAGCGGCGGCGGCCGGTGCGGCGGCGGTAGTTGCGGTCGCCTCCGCAGTCCGGGCAGAAGAACTCGCCGTCGCCGACGGTGCTCCATGAGGTGCGAATGGACCAGAGGCGCAGCTTTCGACCGGATTGTCCTCGCGCTGGCACGCCGCACACCTCCGTAACTCCCCCATGGCCCTTCGGGCATGGGGGTGCCGCCGCGGCAACATCGCCGCGTGGGCGTGATGTTAGCCACATCGGAGTTGCGGCGTCAGCACCCCCGCAGCAACAAGGAGCCGGACATGGCCGGACCCCGACCGCCCATGCGGGCGGACGGGGCCGGTGGCACGAGGGGGAAGCCGCCGTCCGGCGGAGCCCCTTCTGGCCGGTTCTCGCCGGTCGTTGCCGTACGCGCGTACGAGCCGGAGACCTCCTAGAAGACCGATGAAGATCTTGCTCCTGCCGCCTGACTCGCCCCGGATTGCGGGTAAATGTCAATCGCCATGAACCGGTGCAAGCCGGGCGCGATTTCAAGATCTTCAGGACACTCCTAGAAGACTCATGAAGATCTTGGGTTCTGGCCCCGCCGCGTGAGCGGCGGGGCCAGACTCTTTCTCGTGGTGATGGGGGAATGGGCCGGGGAGACGGTCGGGCCGGATGTGTGGGAGACCTGCCGGGAGTTGATCCCGGCAGGCAGTGTGTTCGCGTTCCTGGCCGAGCATCGCGGCGCGCTGTTCCCGGCGGAGACGTTCGAGGACATGTACCCGTCGGCGAACGGGCGGCCGAGCATGCCGCCGCAGATCCTGGCCGCGGCGATCACGCTGCAGGCCCTTAACGGGCTGTCGGACTTCGAGACGGTCCAGGAGTTGCGGTGTGACCTGAGGTGGAAGGCCGCGTGCGGGCTGGGCCTGCACGACATGGCGTTCGATCCGTCGCTGCTGGCCTACTTCCGGCGCCGGCTGGCCCGCTCGGTGCGGCCGAACCGTGTCTTCGAGACGGTGCGCGAGGTGGTGAAGGCCACCGGTGTCCTCAAGGGCAAGCACCGGCGGGCGCTGGACTCCACGGTGCTGGACGATGCGGTCGCCACCCAGGACACCGTCACCCAGATCATCGCCGCCGTCCGCGCGGTAATTCGCGAGGTCCCCGGGGCCGCTGAGGTGGCAGCCGTGCAGTGCACCGCGCATGACTACAGCGACCCGGGCAAACCAAGGATCGCCTGGAATGACGAGCAGGCCCGCGCCACGCTTGTTGATGCCCTGGTCAGTGACGCGCTCAGGCTGCTCGGGCATCTGCCCGAGCAGGAGCTGGGCGAGAAGGCCGCGAATGCCGTCGGCATCC includes these proteins:
- a CDS encoding MFS transporter, with product MPDDEPSRPRRLLVLAICCMSLLIVSLDNTVLNVALPSMQRELHATVAGMQWTIDAYTLVLASLLMLAGSTADRIGRRKVFGAGLVVFSLGSLLCSLAPSLEALVAFRMVQAVGGSMLNPVAMSIITNTFTDPRERARAIGAWGATVGISMAAGPLVGGLLVESVGWRSIFWINLPVGLAALLLTFRYIPESRAPRPRRPDPVGQLLVIVMLGSLTYAIIEAPVSGWTSPPIVGCATLSLLALLCLLRYEPRRPEPLIELRFFRSAPFSGAVVIAVSAFAALGGFLFLNTLYLQEVRGLSALSAGLHLLPMAAVTFIGSPLSGRIVGNRGPRLPLAVAGTAMATCAVLFALSTSERSTALLFTGYVLFGIGFGMVNAPITNTAVTGMPSAQAGVAAAVASTSRQIGQTLGVAVIGAVLASGVHGSAFRSSFATASAPAWWIIAGCGLMVLLVGLATTGRRARESALRATERLDDTGVRRQSSSLR
- a CDS encoding DUF6243 family protein, giving the protein MAKGRNNLLGVGGQRRKLPRNGTQNQGEAGAADRRAAADQKQELLRKMRERASSEERQEKS
- a CDS encoding glycine--tRNA ligase, with translation MAADKIDTIVSLSKRRGFVYPCSEIYGGQRAAWDYGPLGVELKENIKRQWWRYMVTAREDVVGIDSSVILATEVWEASGHVATFTDPLTECTSCHKRFRADHLEEAYEAKHGRLPENGLADVNCPHCGTKGQFTEPKQFSGLLSTHLGPTQDSGSIAFLRPETAQGIFTNFAAVQQTSRKKPPFGIAQMGKSFRNEITPGNFIFRTREFEQMEMEFFVKPGEDEKWQDYWMQERWNWYRDLGLREENMRWYEHPKEKLSHYSKRTADIEYRFQFGGSEWGELEGVANRTDYDLSAHSKASGTDLSFFDQEAGERWTPYVIEPAAGVGRTMLAFLLDAYNEDEAPNAKGVMEKRVVMRLDPRLAPVKVAVLPLSRNPQLSPKAKGLAADLRKNWNIEFDDAGAIGRRYRRQDEIGTPFCVTVDFDTLDDNAVTVRERDTMAQERVSLDQIQAYLGARLLGC
- a CDS encoding metal ABC transporter substrate-binding protein, with the translated sequence MNVRRLIPTVTVAGAVALGLTAVTGCSSSDVAADKKNGGKLGVVASFYPMQYLAEEIGGDHVTVTGLTQPGVEPHDLELSPRQAAQLGEADFILYLKGVQPAVDKAIEQAGVKNTVDAATLTELEHHGTEVNHDHGHGGEDHKGGESGGDPHIWLDPVKYAEVAKGVGKAMEKADPSHAADYKKNTDELVKKLDALDTEYVNGLKNTTTRTFITTHSAFGYLAERYGLDQEGIAGLDPESEPSPARIKELQDIARKEKVPTVFFETLASDKTAKTLAEDAHLKTAVLDPIEGITDKSKGDDYIEVMESNLAALQQALGAK
- a CDS encoding metal ABC transporter ATP-binding protein, whose translation is MEAHVSEPVISVRGAMATLGSRPVLRGVDLTVRPGEVVALLGANGSGKSTAVRSVIGQVPLTGGEIHLFGTPLRRFRDWARVGYVPQRTTAASGVPATVREVVSSGRLSRTKLGRPSKKDRAAVQRAIELVGLADRAKDSVSALSGGQHQRVLIARALASEPELLIMDEPMAGVDLASQEILAATLREQVAAGATVLLVLHELGPLEPLIDRAVVLRDGCVVHDGPPPKAVGQHALPGHDHVHPHSATEPVRTGLLT
- a CDS encoding metal ABC transporter permease produces the protein MEILQTAFMQRALIAAVLIGITAPAVGIYLVQRRQALMGDGIGHVAMTGVGLGFVLNASPVWMATLVAVLGAVAMELIRAYGRTRGDIALAMLFYGGMAGGVLLTNLSGSGSNANLLSFLFGSLSTVSAGDVTSICLLAAFVVLVTVGLRRQLFAVSQDEEFARVTGLPVRALNLLIAVTAAITVTVAMRVVGLLLVSALMVVPVAAAQQITRSFAVTFVSAVAIGTSVTLAGTVTSYYQDVPPGATVVLFAIVVFVALTALAAPLARRRAKAAAAAEAQCTLEVPAARESAGHMGV
- a CDS encoding transcriptional repressor, with product MTTAGPPVRGRSTRQRAAVAAALDEVDEFRSAQELHDILKHQGASVGLTTVYRTLQSLAEAGEVDVLRTSDGEAVYRRCSSGEHHHHLVCRVCGKAVEVEGPAVEQWAEAIASQHGYVNVAHTVEIFGTCADCATAEN
- a CDS encoding YcxB family protein, whose amino-acid sequence is MTQGRDTEQVVELVYQPPTTADITAALRARTRGTPSGRRLRVFTVVCVVLSVLLAGVSVFLGGGDVPFPVVAMGVILPFTLWAVPLLQARQLRRLAESQGEFRAEVDDTEVRVTTENSNVTIGWRLLKRYAETEELFVLLSADKHAVGITVLPKRGARQPADVDRLRAILDRHLERV
- a CDS encoding isoprenyl transferase; this encodes MAVRGFLGRSRREYKVPEPHPSGARPPKIPGELVPKHVAIVMDGNGRWAKERGLPRTEGHKVGAERVLDVLQGAIEMGVGSISLYAFSTENWKRSPDEVRFLMNFNRDFIRKTRDQLDALGIRVRWVGRMPKLWKSVAQELQIAQEQTKDNNGLTLYFCMNYGGRAELADAAQALAADVKAGRLDPAKVTEKTFAKYLYYPDMPDVDLFLRPSGEQRTSNYLLWQSAYAEMVFQDVLWPDFDRRDLWRACLEYASRDRRFGGAVPNEELLKPEGKQADGPAV
- the recO gene encoding DNA repair protein RecO encodes the protein MSLFRDDGIVLRTQKLGEADRIITLLTRGHGRVRAVARGVRRTKSKFGARLEPFSHVDVQFFARGSDLVGRTLPLITQSELIAPYGGGIVAEYVRYTAGTAMLETAERFTDQEGEPAVQQYLLLIGALRTLARGEHAPNLVLDAFLLRSLAVNGYAPSFEDCARCGIHGPNRFFSVATGGVICADCRVPGSVVPSPEAIGLLGALLTGDWETADRAEPRHVREGSGLVSAYLHWHLERGLRSLRYVEN
- a CDS encoding TerB family tellurite resistance protein translates to MPARGQSGRKLRLWSIRTSWSTVGDGEFFCPDCGGDRNYRRRTGRRRFALLGVPLLPRGFAGPVVECAACRTRFGTEVLDHPTTTRFSAMLRDAVHTVALAVLAAGGTSSRTVTLTAATIVRSAGYEDCTEEQLITLVEALAADTGRMPRAYGPAPSSGPCGVSLAIELHEALEPLAPHLAPAGRDSILLQGATIALADGPYIPAEREVLTTVGTALRLGADDTARLLAAARTPS